The Castanea sativa cultivar Marrone di Chiusa Pesio chromosome 11, ASM4071231v1 genome contains a region encoding:
- the LOC142615256 gene encoding ankyrin repeat-containing protein BDA1-like, producing the protein MRKAKGSHFWQNPLKVDKLKEKEGEEEAEGGSELQEPKHLLIQVTNSSHTSRSSSQEKPRLNISAIFKMDERMKRLAENGDINAFYQLIREDEKLLEHIDERTFADTPLHMAASAGQIPFAMEMMGLKPSFARKLNQNGFSPIHLALQNGHTELLCRLLQIDGDLVHVKGRERLTPLHHIVESGEHLDLLEEFLLVCPDSVVDVTGRNETTLHIALKYNRLEVFKFLVTWLGLNVYKNAKSYQRTVLNWKDDEGNTVLHVAVSKNQSQAVKHLLAWGYKFVDVNHKNLEGETAWDILQGKTQVENGEIRDLLRRAKAKSGSSLSTSNRYAKYQRLPVSSCFQFLKTDFKREVRKLSEERRSLLLVVAVLLVTVSYQAVLSPPGGLWQDNSMCNTTEVGSSPDGTIDQSNITLPKLKAGFISNNINNKTPVNTTAECEHRAGTAIAFEDGLFPVFLVCNAITFLISNSLIIFLVPNGYMKVLFFTLNVTLCFSYSYALLAIAGDPYRAYTAGILTAISALFIFVALLFSWKQ; encoded by the exons ATGAGAAAGGCCAAGGGTTCTCACTTCTGGCAGAACCCTTTAAAGGTAGACAAactgaaagaaaaagaaggagaagaagaagcgGAAGGAGGAAGCGAACTACAGGAACCTAAG CACCTACTAATTCAAGTCACAAATTCAAGTCACACATCAAGAAGTTCAAGCCAAGAAAAACCCCGGCTTAATATATCAGCCATCTTTAAAATGGATGAGAGGATGAAGCGGCTTGCTGAAAATGGAGATATTAATGCCTTTTACCAATTAATTAGAGAGGATGAAAAACTTTTGGAGCATATCGATGAGAGAACATTTGCTGATACTCCTTTACACATGGCTGCATCTGCTGGGCAAATCCCATTTGCCATGGAGATGATGGGTTTAAAGCCCTCATTTGCTCGGAAACTAAATCAAAATGGGTTTAGCCCTATTCACCTCGCTCTACAAAATGGACATACTGAGCTGCTGTGTCGACTTCTACAAATTGATGGGGACCTTGTTCATGTCAAAGGAAGGGAGCGTCTCACTCCTTTGCATCACATAGTAGAAAGTGGTGAACACCTTGATCTATTGGAAGAATTTTTATTGGTCTGTCCTGATTCAGTTGTAGATGTGACAGGGCGAAACGAGACTACGTTGCATATTGCCCTTAAATATAATAGACTTGAGGTTTTTAAATTCTTAGTGACATGGCTTGGAttaaatgtttataaaaatGCTAAATCATATCAAAGAACAGTCCTGAATTGGAAGGATGATGAAGGGAATACTGTGTTGCACGTTGCAGTATCAAAAAATCAATCCCAG GCTGTGAAGCACTTACTTGCTTGGGGTTACAAATTTGTTGATGTAAACCATAAGAATTTAGAGGGTGAAACAGCATGGGATATCTTGCAAGGGAAGACACAAGTAGAGAACGGAGAGATTCGGGATCTGCTACGCCGTGCTAAAGCTAAATCGGGTTCATCTCTTTCTACATCTAATAGGTATGCAAAGTACCAAAGGCTGCCAGTATCaagttgttttcagtttttgaaaaCGGATTTTAAACGTGAAGTAAGGAAATTATCAGAAGAAAGGCGCAGTTTGCTTCTGGTGGTTGCAGTACTGCTTGTAACAGTCAGCTATCAAGCGGTACTCAGTCCTCCGGGTGGACTTTGGCAAGATAATAGTATGTGCAATACCACTGAAGTAGGGAGTAGTCCTGATGGAACCATTGATCAATCCAATATAACATTACCGAAACTTAAGGCTGGTTTTATTAGCAacaatatcaacaataaaactCCGGTCAATACCACAGCCGAGTGTGAACACAGAGCAGGGACAGCCATTGCTTTCGAAGATGGCCTTTTTCCGGTGTTCCTCGTTTGTAATGCTATCACATTTCTGATCTCAAACTCGTTAATTATTTTCCTTGTTCCAAATGGGTACATGAAGGTTCTGTTCTTCACACTCAATGTCACCCTCTGTTTTAGCTATTCTTATGCACTCCTCGCCATAGCCGGTGATCCATATAGGGCATATACGGCGGGTATTTTGACAGCTATTTCGGCCTTGTTTATTTTCGTAGCACTGCTTTTTTCCTGGAAGCAATGA
- the LOC142615326 gene encoding callose synthase 2-like isoform X1: MSSRRGSDQPPPRRILSTQTAGNLGEPILDSEVVPSSLVEIAPNLCVANEVKSSNPRVAYLCRFFAFEKALRLDPTSSGRGVRQFKTALLQRLERENETTLAGRGAKSDAQEMQRFYQDYYKEYIQALQNAADKHDRAQLTKACQTASVLFEVLKAIKMSNEILQAHAKVEENKQLYKPYNILPLDPDSENQAIMRYPKIQASVSALRNIRGLPWPKDHQKKVNEDILDWLQAMFGFQKDNVENQREHLILLLANVHIRQLPRPDQQPKLDDRALTEVMKKLFKNYKRWCKYLDRKSSLWLPTIQQEVQQRKLLYMGLYLLIWGEASNLRFMPECLCYIYHHMAFELYGMLDGRISPMTGEPVKPVYGGDDEAFLKKVVTPIYESIAKEAKRSRGKAKHSQWRNYDDLNEYFWSVDCFRLGWPMRADADFFCQPLEKLRADKKFVCCNFRLYVSCLLVF; encoded by the exons ATGTCAAGTAGAAGGGGTTCTGATCAGCCACCGCCTAGGCGGATTTTGTCAACTCAGACTGCCGGAAACTTAGGAGAGCCAATCTTGGATAGTGAGGTGGTGCCTTCTTCCTTGGTCGAGATTGCTCCAAATCTTTGTGTGGCTAATGAAGTCAAGTCTAGCAACCCAAGAGTTGCTTATCTCT GTCGGTTTTTTGCCTTCGAAAAAGCTCTCAGACTAGATCCTACATCTAGTGGACGTGGTGTTCGCCAATTTAAAACTGCACTTCTTCAACGTCTAGAAAGG GAAAATGAAACGACATTGGCAGGAAGAGGGGCGAAGAGTGATGCTCAAGAAATGCAGAGATTTTATCAGGATTACTACAAAGAGTATATTCAAGCTTTGCAGAATGCTGCTGATAAACATGACCG TGCCCAACTTACAAAAGCATGTCAAACTGCTTCTGTCCTATTTGAGGTTTTGAAGGCTATTAAAATGTCTAATGAG ATTTTGCAAGCTCATGCTAAGGTCGAGGAGAATAAACAGTTATATAAGCCTTATAATATTCTTCCTCTTGATCCAGATAGTGAAAATCAGGCTATCATGAGATATCCTAAG ATTCAAGCTAGTGTTTCTGCACTTCGTAACATTAGGGGTTTGCCATGGCCAAAGGACCACCAGAAGAAAGTAAATGAAGACATCCTAGACTGGCTTCAGGCCATGTTTGGTTTTCAG AAAGATAATGTTGAGAATCAAAGGGAGCACTTGATTCTGTTGCTTGCAAATGTGCACATAAGACAATTACCAAGGCCTGATCAGCAACCCAAG TTGGATGATCGTGCTCTGACAGAAGTGATGAagaaactttttaaaaactacAAAAGGTGGTGCAAGTATTTGGATCGCAAAAGTAGCCTTTG GTTACCAACAATTCAACAAGAAGTGCAGCAGCGAAAATTACTATACATGGGTTTATATCTTCTTATATGGGGAGAAGCTTCAAACTTGAGATTCATGCCGGAATGCCTCTGCTATATTTATCATCAT ATGGCTTTTGAGTTGTATGGGATGCTGGATGGAAGAATTAGTCCAATGACTGGTGAGCCTGTAAAGCCAGTCTatggtggtgatgatgaggCTTTTCTAAAGAAAGTGGTAACTCCAATATATGAGTCAATAGCAAAG GAAGCTAAAAGGAGCAGAGGAAAAGCAAAGCATTCTCAGTGGAGAAATTATGATGATTTAAATGAATACTTCTG GTCAGTTGATTGTTTTCGGCTAGGTTGGCCTATGCGTGCTGATGCTGATTTCTTTTGCCAACCTCTGGAAAAGCTTCGAGCTGACAAAAAGTTTGTATGTTGTAATTTTCGGTTATATGTTTCTTGTTTGTTAGTTTTCTAG
- the LOC142615326 gene encoding callose synthase 2-like isoform X2: protein MSSRRGSDQPPPRRILSTQTAGNLGEPILDSEVVPSSLVEIAPNLCVANEVKSSNPRVAYLCRFFAFEKALRLDPTSSGRGVRQFKTALLQRLERENETTLAGRGAKSDAQEMQRFYQDYYKEYIQALQNAADKHDRAQLTKACQTASVLFEVLKAIKMSNEILQAHAKVEENKQLYKPYNILPLDPDSENQAIMRYPKIQASVSALRNIRGLPWPKDHQKKVNEDILDWLQAMFGFQKDNVENQREHLILLLANVHIRQLPRPDQQPKLDDRALTEVMKKLFKNYKRWCKYLDRKSSLWLPTIQQEVQQRKLLYMGLYLLIWGEASNLRFMPECLCYIYHHMAFELYGMLDGRISPMTGEPVKPVYGGDDEAFLKKVEAKRSRGKAKHSQWRNYDDLNEYFWSVDCFRLGWPMRADADFFCQPLEKLRADKKFVCCNFRLYVSCLLVF from the exons ATGTCAAGTAGAAGGGGTTCTGATCAGCCACCGCCTAGGCGGATTTTGTCAACTCAGACTGCCGGAAACTTAGGAGAGCCAATCTTGGATAGTGAGGTGGTGCCTTCTTCCTTGGTCGAGATTGCTCCAAATCTTTGTGTGGCTAATGAAGTCAAGTCTAGCAACCCAAGAGTTGCTTATCTCT GTCGGTTTTTTGCCTTCGAAAAAGCTCTCAGACTAGATCCTACATCTAGTGGACGTGGTGTTCGCCAATTTAAAACTGCACTTCTTCAACGTCTAGAAAGG GAAAATGAAACGACATTGGCAGGAAGAGGGGCGAAGAGTGATGCTCAAGAAATGCAGAGATTTTATCAGGATTACTACAAAGAGTATATTCAAGCTTTGCAGAATGCTGCTGATAAACATGACCG TGCCCAACTTACAAAAGCATGTCAAACTGCTTCTGTCCTATTTGAGGTTTTGAAGGCTATTAAAATGTCTAATGAG ATTTTGCAAGCTCATGCTAAGGTCGAGGAGAATAAACAGTTATATAAGCCTTATAATATTCTTCCTCTTGATCCAGATAGTGAAAATCAGGCTATCATGAGATATCCTAAG ATTCAAGCTAGTGTTTCTGCACTTCGTAACATTAGGGGTTTGCCATGGCCAAAGGACCACCAGAAGAAAGTAAATGAAGACATCCTAGACTGGCTTCAGGCCATGTTTGGTTTTCAG AAAGATAATGTTGAGAATCAAAGGGAGCACTTGATTCTGTTGCTTGCAAATGTGCACATAAGACAATTACCAAGGCCTGATCAGCAACCCAAG TTGGATGATCGTGCTCTGACAGAAGTGATGAagaaactttttaaaaactacAAAAGGTGGTGCAAGTATTTGGATCGCAAAAGTAGCCTTTG GTTACCAACAATTCAACAAGAAGTGCAGCAGCGAAAATTACTATACATGGGTTTATATCTTCTTATATGGGGAGAAGCTTCAAACTTGAGATTCATGCCGGAATGCCTCTGCTATATTTATCATCAT ATGGCTTTTGAGTTGTATGGGATGCTGGATGGAAGAATTAGTCCAATGACTGGTGAGCCTGTAAAGCCAGTCTatggtggtgatgatgaggCTTTTCTAAAGAAAGTG GAAGCTAAAAGGAGCAGAGGAAAAGCAAAGCATTCTCAGTGGAGAAATTATGATGATTTAAATGAATACTTCTG GTCAGTTGATTGTTTTCGGCTAGGTTGGCCTATGCGTGCTGATGCTGATTTCTTTTGCCAACCTCTGGAAAAGCTTCGAGCTGACAAAAAGTTTGTATGTTGTAATTTTCGGTTATATGTTTCTTGTTTGTTAGTTTTCTAG
- the LOC142615326 gene encoding callose synthase 2-like isoform X3, giving the protein MSSRRGSDQPPPRRILSTQTAGNLGEPILDSEVVPSSLVEIAPNLCVANEVKSSNPRVAYLCRFFAFEKALRLDPTSSGRGVRQFKTALLQRLERENETTLAGRGAKSDAQEMQRFYQDYYKEYIQALQNAADKHDRAQLTKACQTASVLFEVLKAIKMSNEILQAHAKVEENKQLYKPYNILPLDPDSENQAIMRYPKIQASVSALRNIRGLPWPKDHQKKVNEDILDWLQAMFGFQKDNVENQREHLILLLANVHIRQLPRPDQQPKLDDRALTEVMKKLFKNYKRLPTIQQEVQQRKLLYMGLYLLIWGEASNLRFMPECLCYIYHHMAFELYGMLDGRISPMTGEPVKPVYGGDDEAFLKKVVTPIYESIAKEAKRSRGKAKHSQWRNYDDLNEYFWSVDCFRLGWPMRADADFFCQPLEKLRADKKFVCCNFRLYVSCLLVF; this is encoded by the exons ATGTCAAGTAGAAGGGGTTCTGATCAGCCACCGCCTAGGCGGATTTTGTCAACTCAGACTGCCGGAAACTTAGGAGAGCCAATCTTGGATAGTGAGGTGGTGCCTTCTTCCTTGGTCGAGATTGCTCCAAATCTTTGTGTGGCTAATGAAGTCAAGTCTAGCAACCCAAGAGTTGCTTATCTCT GTCGGTTTTTTGCCTTCGAAAAAGCTCTCAGACTAGATCCTACATCTAGTGGACGTGGTGTTCGCCAATTTAAAACTGCACTTCTTCAACGTCTAGAAAGG GAAAATGAAACGACATTGGCAGGAAGAGGGGCGAAGAGTGATGCTCAAGAAATGCAGAGATTTTATCAGGATTACTACAAAGAGTATATTCAAGCTTTGCAGAATGCTGCTGATAAACATGACCG TGCCCAACTTACAAAAGCATGTCAAACTGCTTCTGTCCTATTTGAGGTTTTGAAGGCTATTAAAATGTCTAATGAG ATTTTGCAAGCTCATGCTAAGGTCGAGGAGAATAAACAGTTATATAAGCCTTATAATATTCTTCCTCTTGATCCAGATAGTGAAAATCAGGCTATCATGAGATATCCTAAG ATTCAAGCTAGTGTTTCTGCACTTCGTAACATTAGGGGTTTGCCATGGCCAAAGGACCACCAGAAGAAAGTAAATGAAGACATCCTAGACTGGCTTCAGGCCATGTTTGGTTTTCAG AAAGATAATGTTGAGAATCAAAGGGAGCACTTGATTCTGTTGCTTGCAAATGTGCACATAAGACAATTACCAAGGCCTGATCAGCAACCCAAG TTGGATGATCGTGCTCTGACAGAAGTGATGAagaaactttttaaaaactacAAAAG GTTACCAACAATTCAACAAGAAGTGCAGCAGCGAAAATTACTATACATGGGTTTATATCTTCTTATATGGGGAGAAGCTTCAAACTTGAGATTCATGCCGGAATGCCTCTGCTATATTTATCATCAT ATGGCTTTTGAGTTGTATGGGATGCTGGATGGAAGAATTAGTCCAATGACTGGTGAGCCTGTAAAGCCAGTCTatggtggtgatgatgaggCTTTTCTAAAGAAAGTGGTAACTCCAATATATGAGTCAATAGCAAAG GAAGCTAAAAGGAGCAGAGGAAAAGCAAAGCATTCTCAGTGGAGAAATTATGATGATTTAAATGAATACTTCTG GTCAGTTGATTGTTTTCGGCTAGGTTGGCCTATGCGTGCTGATGCTGATTTCTTTTGCCAACCTCTGGAAAAGCTTCGAGCTGACAAAAAGTTTGTATGTTGTAATTTTCGGTTATATGTTTCTTGTTTGTTAGTTTTCTAG